From a region of the Candidatus Methanoperedens sp. genome:
- a CDS encoding toprim domain-containing protein, which produces EIVISELQTLADSGAIIVVEGRRDAESLRFLGIKGEIKFASRQPMLEFTELLSKSGKEIVLLTDWDKKGGIVARKIIQHLLTYGIMPNTDIRSRIRVLVKKRIKDVESLNNYVNKLRYEVHGITKF; this is translated from the coding sequence GAGATAGTAATTTCGGAACTTCAAACACTGGCTGACAGCGGGGCTATTATAGTTGTGGAGGGACGTAGAGATGCGGAATCCCTGCGCTTCCTGGGAATAAAAGGCGAGATTAAGTTTGCCTCGCGCCAGCCCATGCTTGAATTCACAGAATTGCTGTCCAAAAGCGGAAAAGAGATTGTTTTATTGACAGACTGGGACAAAAAAGGCGGTATTGTGGCACGGAAGATAATACAACATCTTCTAACGTACGGTATTATGCCGAATACGGATATCCGTTCAAGGATACGAGTTTTAGTGAAAAAAAGGATTAAGGATGTTGAAAGTCTTAATAACTATGTTAATAAGCTGAGGTATGAAGTCCATGGGATAACCAAATTTTAA